A region from the Populus trichocarpa isolate Nisqually-1 chromosome 18, P.trichocarpa_v4.1, whole genome shotgun sequence genome encodes:
- the LOC7458975 gene encoding tetraspanin-19 isoform X1, translating into MTRCARCCLHSSIRIVNLVMLFCGIGTIIYSLWLQKKWDESIAKFPLGPSPLIPWFIYTFLGAGIIVCLSAIGGYIIANCISNCTLCFYIVAICCLLFLEVAVVVAIFFKIDWGKQITTYTGQKNTDFEILMSIHVKISRAIMLLIMVAQISVVILAAILLAGGTEPRTHFQEVDTPVFSQSFLVPAESPGSAEGSTQACRRCGTVLSPRGENAPRGFFSRIKRLLRRRFQRTNTVY; encoded by the exons ATGACAAGGTGTGCTAGGTGTTGCTTGCACAGCTCAATCAGGATAGTTAACCTGGTAATGCTCTTCTGTGGGATTGGAACGATCATATACTCCCTTTGGCTTCAAAAGAAATGGGATGAAAGTATTGCCAAGTTCCCTCTCGGGCCATCTCCTCTAATACCATG GTTTATATACACATTTTTAGGAGCGGGGATTATTGTCTGCTTAAGCGCCATCGGTGGTTATATTATAGCTAATTGCATCAGCAATTGTACCCTTTGCTTC TATATTGTTGCCATCTGCTGCCTTCTTTTCCTTGAAGTTGCCGTCGTCGTTGCAATTTTCTTCAAGATAGACTGGGGAAAG CAAATCACTACATATACTGGCCAGAAAAACACAGACTTTGAGATTCTTATGTCGATCCACGTAAAGATAAGCCGCGCAATCATGCTCTTGATTATGGTAGCTCAG ATCAGTGTTGTTATACTTGCTGCCATTCTTTTGGCAGGAGGTACAGAGCCAAGAACTCACTTTCAAGAGGTGGATACCCCGGTTTTTAGTCAATCCTTTTTAGTGCCAGCAGAGTCTCCAGGATCTGCAGAGGGCTCTACACAAGCTTGCAGAAGATGTGGGACTGTTTTATCTCCACGAGGAGAAAATGCACCGAGAGGCTTTTTTTCACGTATTAAGAGACTACTAAGAAGGAGATTCCAGAGAACAAATACAGTTTATTAA
- the LOC7458975 gene encoding tetraspanin-19 isoform X2, with protein MTRCARCCLHSSIRIVNLVMLFCGIGTIIYSLWLQKKWDESIAKFPLGPSPLIPWFIYTFLGAGIIVCLSAIGGYIIANCISNCTLCFYIVAICCLLFLEVAVVVAIFFKIDWGKQITTYTGQKNTDFEILMSIHVKISRAIMLLIMVAQEVQSQELTFKRWIPRFLVNPF; from the exons ATGACAAGGTGTGCTAGGTGTTGCTTGCACAGCTCAATCAGGATAGTTAACCTGGTAATGCTCTTCTGTGGGATTGGAACGATCATATACTCCCTTTGGCTTCAAAAGAAATGGGATGAAAGTATTGCCAAGTTCCCTCTCGGGCCATCTCCTCTAATACCATG GTTTATATACACATTTTTAGGAGCGGGGATTATTGTCTGCTTAAGCGCCATCGGTGGTTATATTATAGCTAATTGCATCAGCAATTGTACCCTTTGCTTC TATATTGTTGCCATCTGCTGCCTTCTTTTCCTTGAAGTTGCCGTCGTCGTTGCAATTTTCTTCAAGATAGACTGGGGAAAG CAAATCACTACATATACTGGCCAGAAAAACACAGACTTTGAGATTCTTATGTCGATCCACGTAAAGATAAGCCGCGCAATCATGCTCTTGATTATGGTAGCTCAG GAGGTACAGAGCCAAGAACTCACTTTCAAGAGGTGGATACCCCGGTTTTTAGTCAATCCTTTTTAG
- the LOC7458974 gene encoding uncharacterized protein LOC7458974, translating to MATTYDYDDAPTRHDEQTGPDGYDPNFVPDSVKSFVTHLYRHIREKNVYDIYEMYETSFQTLSDRFFKDSPWPSVDAVANYVDNDHVFCLLYREMWFRHLYARLSPTLKQRIDSWDNYCNLFQVVLHGVVNMQLPNQWLWDMVDEFVYQFQSFCQYRAKMKNKTEQEIDLLRQFDQAWNVYGVLNFLQALVEKSMIIQILEREKEGLEQFTATDGYDYSGGSNVLKVLGYFSTVGLLRVHCLLGDYHTGLKCLLPIDINQHGVYATVIGSHISTIYHYGFANLMLRRYVDAIREFNKILLYIYKTKQYHQKSSQYEQILKKNEQMYALLAICLSLCPQVKLIDETVNAQLREKYGEKMARMQRCDGEAFAIYDELFSYACPKFITPSAPSFEEPLVNYNQDAYRLQLKLFLYEVKQQQLLSGVRTFLKVYSAISVGKLANYMEVDEPTLRTILMTYKHKTHAVDSEGKIISNADVDFYIDDDMIHVVDTKPVRRYGDYFLRQIVKLEGVINDLDRIKLE from the exons ATGGCAACAACCTACGACTACGACGACGCTCCGACCAGACACGATGAACAAACCGGTCCAGACGGTTACGACCCAAACTTCGTCCCGGACTCCGTCAAGTCCTTCGTAACACACTTGTACAGGCACATAAGAGAAAAAAACGTGTACGATATTTACGAGATGTACGAAACCTCTTTCCAAACACTTTCCGACCGTTTCTTCAAAGACAGCCCTTGGCCTTCAGTAGATGCGGTTGCTAATTATGTCGACAATGATCATGTTTTTTGCTTGCTTTATCGTGAGATGTGGTTTAGGCATTTGTATGCAAGACTTTCTCCTACGCTTAAGCAGCGGATTGATAGTTGGGATAATTATTGCAATCTTTTTcag GTGGTGTTGCATGGAGTGGTGAATATGCAATTGCCGAATCAGTGGTTATGGGATATGGTGGATGAGTTTGTGTATCAGTTTCAGAGTTTTTGTCAGTATAGGGCTAAAATGAAGAACAAGACTGAGCAAGAGATTGACCTTTTGAGGCAATTTGATCAG GCTTGGAATGTGTATGGAGTGCTGAACTTCTTGCAAGCACTGGTGGAGAAGTCGATGATCATTCAGATTCTAGAGCGGGAGAAGGAAGGTCTTGAACAATTCACTGCTACTGATGGGTATGATTACAGTGGTGGAAGTAATGTCTTGAAGGTTTTGGGATATTTCAGCACAGTTGGTTTGCTGCGAGTTCATTGCCTCTTGGGTGACTATCATACTGGCCTGAAGTGCTTACTTCCTATTGACATTAATCAACATGGTGTCTATGCCACTGTTATTGGAAGCCATATCAGTACAATATACCATTATGGTTTTGCCAATCTTATGTTGAGGAG gtATGTGGATGCTATTCGCGAATTCAATAAAATTCTCCTGTACATATACAAGACTAAGCAGTATCATCAGAAATCTTCACAATATGAGCAGATACTAAAGAAGAATGAACAGATGTATGCTTTGCTGGCAATTTGTCTGTCTCTTTGCCCACAAGTGAAGCTTATTGACGAGACAGTCAACGCACAATTAAGGGAGAAGTATGGTGAAAAGATGGCTAGAATGCAAAGATGTGACGGCGAGGCATTTGCTATCTATGATGAGCTCTTCTCATATGCATGCCCTAAGTTCATTACTCCCTCAGCTCCAAGTTTTGAAGAGCCTCTTGTAAACTACAACCAG GATGCTTACAGACTGCAACTGAAGTTGTTTCTTTACGAAGTAAAACAGCAACAATTGTTGTCAGGTGTTAGAACCTTCCTGAAAGTGTATTCTGCTATATCCGTTGGGAAGCTTGCTAATTACATGGAAGTTGATGAACCAACTCTAAG GACTATCCTGATGACATACAAGCACAAGACTCATGCTGTTGATTCTGAGGGGAAGATTATATCGAATGCTGATGTGGATTTCTACATTGATGAT GACATGATTCACGTTGTTGACACCAAACCGGTGAGGCGATATGGTGATTACTTTTTGCGGCAAATTGTCAAG CTTGAAGGGGTGATAAATGATTTGGATAGGATAAAGCTGGAATGA
- the LOC7458973 gene encoding uncharacterized protein LOC7458973, with the protein MALISDALRQAFMPKHEYECLREEDKAWTKLQRPLLISTVGIICLVIFVSTTVSFKIVFPGDSGKRPFCSGNRLQPLPIKHGGNSDLFPGAFYLTDQETVDYYWMVVFVPSGIVFLASLAYLVAGMNVAYSAPARHGCLKVVENNYCASKRGGVRCLSILNGVFAIIFGLLALFLGSSLLTLGSSCSLPLFWCYEFATWGLVILYAGTAIFLRRKAALILDESDFGSRNLGLEMLETNTLVVTPDVERRVNEGFKAWMGSSLLSSDEEDEPDSYSESPHITRTSSNRQRV; encoded by the exons ATGGCTTTAATCAGCGATGCATTACGGCAAGCCTTCATGCCGAAACACGAATACGAATGTCTTCGTGAAGAAGACAAAGCATGGACGAAATTACAGCGACCGTTATTGATTTCTACAGTGGGAATTATATGCCTAGTGATATTTGTTTCGACGACAGtgagttttaaaattgtgtttccTGGCGATAGTGGGAAGAGACCTTTTTGTAGCGGTAACAGATTACAGCCATTGCCGATAAAACATGGTGGGAATTCAGATTTGTTTCCTGGAGCGTTTTATTTGACGGATCAGGAGACTGTTGATTACTATTGGATGGTTGTTTTTGTTCCCTCCGGCATTGTTTTCTTGGCTTCGCTTGCCTATCTTGTTGCAg GGATGAATGTTGCTTATTCTGCTCCAGCAAGACATGGATGCTTGAAGGTGGTTGAAAATAATTACTGTGCTTCAAAAAGGG GTGGGGTGCGTTGTCTATCCATTTTGAATGGTGTCTTTGCCATTATCTTTGGTCTCCTTGCGCTGTTTCTTGGTTCAAGCCTCCTGACACTAGGGAGTAGTTGTTCATTGCCTTTGTTTTGGTGCTATGAGTTTGCGACATGGGGGCTAGTCATTTTGTATGCGGGAACCGCCATCTTTTTAAGAAGGAAAGCTGCTCTAATTCTTGATGAGAGTGATTTTGGTAGTCGAAACTTGGGCCTGGAAATGTTGGAAACCAACACCTTGGTGGTCACTCCAGACGTGGAAAGGCGTGTTAATGAAGGTTTTAAGGCTTGGATGGGTTCGTCCCTCTTATCTtctgatgaagaagatgaacctGACAGTTACTCAGAATCACCTCACATCACTCGCACTTCATCTAACAGACAAAGAGTATGA
- the LOC7458986 gene encoding putative CCR4-associated factor 1 homolog 8, giving the protein MAAAAAKITAVWRQNFQREIFRLDAALFRFPVVSFDTEFPGFFRNTPIDASDLNRYEDLKHNVDPLRLIQFGITVADASGKIGGTWEFNLRFDLSKDLFVSRSIQFLQDNGIDFDKLRRDGIDFDMFAQLLSRVVAKHRNLCWVTFHGLYDLSHTLRTVTNRPLPHSVAGFTSLLGIVFGDVVDIKYMARFCQGLRGGELGLAAIAKILNVERVGGAHHAGSDSLLTARVYTKMSMVYKIHETPCVGCLYGVSARICKPIAVPNTNGRCFIPYFSTPAPIQRCIPPHCCGFMQAAPPFSHVL; this is encoded by the coding sequence ATGGCTGCCGCCGCCGCCAAAATCACTGCGGTGTGGAGACAGAATTTTCAGCGAGAGATTTTCAGACTGGACGCTGCCCTGTTCAGATTTCCAGTTGTCTCATTTGATACAGAGTTTCCTGGTTTCTTTCGAAACACTCCGATAGACGCCTCTGACTTGAATCGTTACGAGGATTTGAAGCATAATGTTGATCCATTAAGGTTAATCCAATTTGGCATCACCGTTGCAGATGCAAGTGGCAAAATCGGGGGCACTTGGGAGTTCAATTTGCGGTTCGATCTGTCAAAGGATTTGTTTGTCTCTCGGTCTATACAGTTCTTGCAAGACAATGGCATCGATTTTGACAAGCTGAGAAGAGATGGGATTGATTTCGACATGTTCGCACAGTTGTTGTCACGTGTTGTTGCCAAGCATCGAAACCTTTGTTGGGTTACCTTCCATGGCTTGTATGATCTGTCGCACACATTGAGGACAGTGACAAACAGGCCATTGCCCCATTCTGTGGCTGGTTTTACGTCTCTACTTGGTATTGTGTTCGGTGATGTGGTGGATATCAAATACATGGCACGCTTTTGCCAGGGATTACGTGGTGGTGAGTTAGGCTTGGCAGCCATTGCTAAAATCTTGAACGTGGAAAGAGTTGGTGGGGCACATCACGCAGGATCTGATTCTTTGTTGACGGCTCGTGTGTACACAAAGATGAGCATGGTATACAAAATTCATGAGACTCCTTGTGTGGGCTGCTTGTATGGTGTCTCAGCTAGAATTTGCAAGCCGATTGCTGTGCCTAATACCAATGGGCGCTGCTTTATTCCATACTTCAGCACTCCAGCACCGATCCAGCGTTGCATTCCTCCCCATTGTTGTGGTTTCATGCAAGCTGCTCCACCTTTTAGTCATGTCCTGTAG
- the LOC7462939 gene encoding translation initiation factor IF-1, chloroplastic — protein MTSTTAATQIHALTATGFSTKPTNLSPSTVFFSQSLTKTTHSFGLIATTPTISRFPVSTNAKANPTGEQKWTHEGSVTESLPNGMFRVRLDNKDLIIGYISGKIRKNFVRILPGDRVKVEVSRYDSSRGRIVYRLRNRDPTSE, from the coding sequence ATGACCtcaacaacagcagcaactCAAATTCATGCTCTAACTGCAACTGGGTTCTCAACAAAACCTACCAATCTTTCTCCATCAACAGTCTTCTTCAGCCAATCACTCACCAAAACGACACACTCCTTTGGCCTTATTGCTACAACACCAACAATTTCAAGGTTTCCTGTTTCTACCAATGCAAAGGCCAATCCAACTGGAGAAcagaaatggacccatgaaggCTCTGTCACTGAATCACTACCTAATGGTATGTTTCGGGTTCGCCTAGACAACAAAGATTTAATTATTGGTTATATCTCTGGTAAGATACGCAAGAATTTTGTTCGGATTTTGCCAGGAGATAGAGTCAAGGTTGAAGTAAGTCGTTATGATTCGAGTAGAGGACGTATTGTTTATAGACTCCGCAATAGAGACCCGACTAGTGAATGA
- the LOC7462938 gene encoding D-amino-acid transaminase, chloroplastic: MASLSTSLPKPSFQHPNTSINLPDHLHNSCLVPRNLSFQRLGLISQQGLFGKVKIARCSHQAEALVDSNTQISDVPILTCSEAFERLKKNRENQKGKQQFLAMYSSIFGGITTDTSAMVIPLDDHMVHRGHGVFDTAAIVDGHLYEFDQHLDRILRSASLAKINLPFDRENIRRILIQTVSASKCKTGSLRYWLSAGPGDFQLSPSDCHQPALYAIVIQDKSPHDSRGIKVVTSSVPIKPPQFATVKSVNYLPNALSKMEAEENDAYASIWLDNDGFVAEGPSMNVAFVTKEKDLLMPAFDKILSGCTAKRVLTLAEGLVKEGKLHGIKIDDVTVEEGKKADEMMLIGSGVLVRPAVQWDNQVIGDGKEGPITRALLALILEDMKSGPPAVRVPVP; this comes from the exons ATGGCTTCTCTTTCAACTTCTCTGCCAAAACCCAGTTTTCAACACCCAAATACTAGCATAAATCTGCCTGATCACTTGCATAATTCGTGTCTTGTACCGAGAAATCTTTCATTTCAAAGACTTGGGTTGATTTCACAACAGGGGTTGTTTGGGAAAGTGAAGATTGCTAGATGCTCTCATCAAGCTGAAGCTTTGGTTG ATTCTAATACTCAAATCTCTGATGTTCCAATCCTAACCTGCTCAGAG gCTTTTGAAAGGCTAAAGAAAAACCGAGAAAATCAGAAAGGAAAGCAGCAATTCTTGGCCATGTACTCTAGCATTTTTGGAGGAATAACAACAGATACATCAGCTATGGTGATACCTTTGGATGACCACATGGTCCACAGGGGACATGGTGTCTTTGATACTGCTGCAATAGTAGATGG GCACTTATATGAATTCGACCAACACCTTGATCGTATATTAAGGTCAGCATCCTTGGCCAAAATTAATCTCCCTTTTGATAGGGAAAATATAAGGAGAATTCTCATACAAACAGTGAGTGCTTCAAAGTGCAAGACAGGATCACTAAGATACTGGCTCTCGGCAGGACCTGGTGATTTCCAACTATCTCCGTCTGACTGCCATCAGCCAGCTCTTTATGCCATTGTAATCCAAGATAAGTCTCCACATGATTCAAGAGGCATCAAGGTAGTAACTTCATCAGTCCCAATAAAACCCCCGCAATTTGCCACCGTGAAAAGTGTAAATTACCTTCCCAATGCACTTTCAAAGATGGAAGCAGAAGAGAATGATGCATATGCATCTATTTGGCTGGATAATGATGGATTCGTTGCTGAAGGGCCCAGCATGAATGTGGCATTTGTTACCAAGGAAAAAGACCTTCTGATGCCCGCCTTTGACAAAATTTTGAGTGGGTGCACGGCTAAGAGAGTTTTGACACTAGCAGAGGGACTGGTAAAGGAGGGTAAACTCCATGGAATAAAGATTGATGATGTGACTGTAGAGGAAGGAAAGAAAGCAGATGAGATGATGCTTATTGGCAGTGGAGTACTTGTTCGCCCTGCGGTGCAGTGGGACAATCAGGTCATTGGTGATG GCAAAGAAGGACCCATAACTCGGGCTCTCTTGGCTCTTATACTAGAGGACATGAAATCAGGCCCCCCTGCAGTCCGAGTGCCGGTCCCTTGA